A part of Alkalinema sp. FACHB-956 genomic DNA contains:
- the tkt gene encoding transketolase produces MVVATQSLEELCINSIRFLAIDAVEKAKSGHPGLPMGAAPMAFTLWDKFLKFNPKNPSWVNRDRFVLSAGHGSMLQYALLHLFGYDSVSIEDIKQFRQWGSKTPGHPENFETAGIEVTTGPLGQGICNGVGLAMAEAHLAATYNKPDCTLIDHYTYVILGDGCNMEGVSGEACSLAGHLGLGKLIALYDDNHISIDGDTSVSFTEDVGKRFEAYGWQVLVVPDGDTNLDAIAKAIEEAKACTDKPTMIKVRTTIGFGSPNKANTAGVHGAALGGDEVKLTRENLGWNYDPFVVPEDARAHFNKSIERGAAAEAEWQKVWESYKSSYPEEAAQFDRQINYRLPDGWEKCLPTYTPEDKPLATRQTSEKTLNAIANAVPELIGGSADLTHSNLTQLKGFADFQKGSYHGRNLRFGVREHGMAAICNGIYLHKTGLIPYGATFLVFVDYMRGAVRLSALAETQVIYVLTHDSIALGEDGPTHQPVETLASLRAIPNLLTFRPADGNETSGAYKVAVERRTTSSVMAMSRQALPQLAGSSIEGVARGGYILSDSGDLPDIILIATGSEVSLCVEAANKLRGEGHKVRVISMPCVDLFEEQDAAYRNAILPKETKKRLVVEAASSFGWHKYAGDEGDIISIDRFGVSAPGGIAMEKFGFTVDNVYNRAKALLA; encoded by the coding sequence ATGGTCGTTGCAACCCAATCTCTGGAAGAACTGTGTATTAATTCGATCCGCTTTTTGGCGATCGATGCGGTTGAAAAAGCAAAATCTGGTCACCCTGGATTGCCCATGGGTGCCGCTCCGATGGCTTTTACACTGTGGGATAAGTTCCTGAAGTTCAATCCCAAGAATCCTAGCTGGGTCAACCGCGATCGTTTCGTCCTGTCCGCCGGTCACGGTTCCATGCTGCAATATGCGTTGCTGCACCTGTTTGGCTACGACAGCGTCTCGATCGAAGATATCAAACAGTTCCGTCAGTGGGGATCCAAGACCCCCGGTCACCCCGAAAACTTTGAAACCGCTGGGATTGAAGTCACCACCGGCCCCCTGGGTCAAGGGATTTGTAACGGCGTCGGCTTGGCCATGGCCGAAGCGCACCTGGCAGCAACCTACAACAAGCCCGACTGCACCCTGATCGACCACTACACCTACGTCATCCTGGGCGACGGTTGCAACATGGAAGGCGTCTCCGGCGAAGCTTGCTCCTTGGCAGGTCACCTGGGTCTGGGTAAACTGATCGCCCTCTACGACGACAACCACATCTCCATCGACGGCGACACCTCCGTTTCCTTCACCGAAGACGTAGGCAAGCGCTTTGAAGCTTACGGCTGGCAAGTTCTGGTTGTGCCCGATGGCGACACCAACCTCGACGCGATCGCCAAGGCCATCGAAGAAGCCAAAGCTTGCACCGACAAGCCGACCATGATCAAAGTCCGCACCACGATCGGCTTCGGCTCCCCCAACAAAGCCAACACCGCTGGCGTCCACGGGGCTGCCCTGGGTGGCGACGAAGTCAAACTGACCCGCGAAAACCTGGGTTGGAACTACGATCCGTTTGTCGTGCCCGAAGACGCTCGCGCCCACTTCAACAAGTCGATCGAGCGCGGTGCTGCGGCTGAAGCTGAATGGCAGAAAGTCTGGGAAAGCTACAAGAGCAGCTATCCCGAAGAAGCGGCGCAGTTCGATCGTCAGATCAACTACCGCCTGCCCGACGGTTGGGAAAAATGCCTGCCCACCTACACCCCCGAAGACAAACCCCTGGCCACCCGCCAAACTTCGGAAAAAACCCTCAACGCGATCGCCAATGCAGTCCCCGAACTGATCGGCGGTTCCGCTGACCTGACCCACTCCAACCTGACCCAACTGAAGGGCTTTGCCGACTTCCAGAAGGGTTCCTACCACGGTCGTAACCTGCGCTTTGGCGTCCGGGAACACGGCATGGCAGCCATCTGTAACGGCATCTACCTGCACAAGACCGGCTTGATTCCCTACGGTGCAACCTTCCTGGTGTTCGTAGACTACATGCGCGGTGCTGTGCGTCTGTCCGCCCTGGCAGAAACCCAAGTTATCTACGTCCTGACCCACGATTCGATCGCCCTGGGTGAAGACGGCCCCACCCACCAGCCCGTAGAAACCCTGGCGTCCCTGCGTGCCATCCCGAATCTGCTGACCTTCCGTCCGGCAGATGGCAACGAAACCTCTGGAGCCTACAAGGTGGCTGTGGAGCGTCGGACGACCTCTTCGGTCATGGCCATGTCCCGTCAAGCCCTGCCCCAACTGGCTGGCTCCAGCATCGAAGGCGTGGCACGCGGTGGCTACATCCTGTCTGACAGCGGCGACCTACCCGATATCATCCTGATCGCAACGGGTAGCGAAGTCAGCCTTTGTGTTGAAGCTGCCAACAAACTGCGCGGTGAAGGCCACAAGGTGCGTGTGATTTCCATGCCCTGTGTGGATCTGTTTGAAGAGCAAGACGCTGCTTACCGCAATGCGATTCTGCCGAAGGAAACCAAGAAGCGCCTCGTCGTGGAAGCTGCTTCTAGCTTCGGTTGGCACAAGTACGCTGGGGACGAAGGCGACATCATCAGCATCGATCGCTTCGGGGTTTCGGCTCCCGGTGGCATCGCCATGGAGAAATTCGGCTTCACCGTGGACAACGTTTACAACCGTGCGAAGGCATTGCTCGCCTAG
- the def gene encoding peptide deformylase — MPKPIAQPTTQRSAQRSAQRSIIQLGHPTLRQRASQVQDVRSPEIQQLIDELIATVQQANGVGIAAPQVDESYQIMIVASRPNPRYPFAPEMEPTAMINPVILARSEAVEKGWEGCLSVPGVRGWVPRHCEITVEYQDRFGQLQQTSLTGFVARIFQHEYDHFQGLVFLDRVESEADLLDEAAYQAMMNPSDDASKAIEN, encoded by the coding sequence ATGCCTAAACCAATTGCTCAACCAACTACCCAACGATCTGCTCAACGATCTGCTCAACGATCGATTATCCAGTTGGGGCATCCTACGCTGCGGCAACGGGCAAGCCAGGTACAGGATGTACGATCGCCAGAAATTCAGCAGTTGATTGATGAGTTAATTGCAACGGTGCAACAGGCAAATGGGGTGGGGATTGCGGCTCCGCAGGTCGATGAGTCCTATCAAATTATGATTGTGGCGTCTCGTCCAAATCCGCGTTATCCGTTCGCTCCGGAGATGGAACCGACGGCGATGATTAATCCAGTGATTTTGGCGCGATCGGAGGCGGTAGAAAAGGGCTGGGAGGGCTGTTTGAGTGTGCCGGGGGTGCGGGGATGGGTGCCGCGCCATTGCGAGATTACGGTGGAATATCAGGATCGATTTGGCCAGCTTCAACAGACCTCATTAACGGGGTTTGTGGCACGGATTTTCCAGCATGAGTATGACCATTTTCAGGGGTTAGTGTTTCTCGATCGGGTGGAAAGTGAAGCAGATTTACTGGATGAAGCCGCTTACCAAGCGATGATGAATCCAAGCGATGATGCATCAAAAGCCATCGAGAACTGA
- a CDS encoding LysE family translocator — translation MTLSSTVALFSAMTILAAIPSVSVLTVVTRSASLGFLHGLLTSLGIVVGDVVFIIIAIWGLAFIVATMGGFFVLIKYLGGAYLIWLGIQLSQAQSKPTGTETIADASLISSFLAGLFITLGDQKAVLFYLGFFPAFLDLPKISPLDTAIVITIAILAVGGVKVTYAYMADRTRRLMKHPWINHPFSQFLNTIAGIVMIVVGLFLILRP, via the coding sequence ATGACACTGAGCAGCACGGTTGCCTTGTTCAGTGCAATGACCATCTTAGCGGCTATCCCCAGTGTCAGTGTCTTAACCGTAGTAACTCGATCGGCCAGCTTAGGATTTTTGCATGGCCTACTGACCAGTCTTGGGATTGTCGTTGGTGATGTGGTGTTTATTATCATTGCCATCTGGGGCTTAGCTTTCATTGTAGCTACCATGGGTGGCTTTTTTGTCTTAATTAAATATCTTGGAGGCGCTTATTTGATTTGGCTGGGCATCCAATTGTCTCAAGCTCAATCTAAACCAACTGGGACAGAAACGATTGCTGATGCTTCACTAATCTCTAGTTTTCTCGCAGGGCTATTCATTACCCTTGGCGATCAAAAAGCTGTTCTATTTTACTTAGGCTTTTTCCCAGCATTTCTCGATCTCCCCAAAATTTCTCCTCTCGATACTGCCATTGTTATTACGATCGCCATCCTGGCTGTGGGTGGCGTTAAGGTTACCTATGCATACATGGCAGATCGAACCAGACGCTTGATGAAGCATCCGTGGATTAACCATCCATTTAGCCAATTCCTAAATACGATCGCAGGGATTGTCATGATCGTAGTTGGTTTGTTTTTAATTTTAAGACCTTAG
- a CDS encoding tetratricopeptide repeat protein, whose translation MGNLGNAYDSLGQHQRAIEYYQQSLEIQRDIGYRNGKASSLCNLGSTYGSLGQFQRAIEFFQQSLEIQRDIGDRNGEAVSLYNSGHAHAKLDNHGQALLNFQQAKAIYEDLKLDHKVEECDEAIRNCTQIIAAERRTPPTIGKAPAQESLIDWYERERQANQPKTYTRAQRRAMNQQFYLWFAVGLAIVFLLWWLKR comes from the coding sequence TTGGGCAATCTAGGGAATGCGTACGACTCCCTCGGCCAACATCAACGCGCGATTGAATACTACCAACAATCCCTGGAAATTCAACGCGATATCGGCTATCGCAACGGCAAAGCAAGCTCCTTATGCAATCTGGGGTCTACGTACGGCTCCCTCGGCCAATTCCAACGCGCGATCGAGTTCTTCCAACAATCCCTGGAAATTCAACGCGATATCGGCGATCGCAACGGCGAAGCAGTTTCTTTATACAATTCAGGACATGCCCATGCCAAATTAGATAACCACGGTCAAGCCCTCCTCAACTTCCAACAAGCCAAAGCTATCTACGAAGACCTCAAACTCGATCACAAAGTCGAAGAATGCGACGAAGCCATTCGTAACTGCACCCAAATCATCGCTGCCGAACGCCGCACCCCACCCACGATCGGCAAAGCACCCGCCCAAGAATCCCTCATCGACTGGTACGAACGCGAACGCCAAGCCAACCAACCCAAAACCTACACCCGCGCCCAACGCCGCGCCATGAACCAACAGTTTTATCTCTGGTTTGCCGTCGGACTCGCGATCGTTTTTTTGCTGTGGTGGCTGAAGCGGTAG
- a CDS encoding UPF0175 family protein produces MHTLSLQIPETAFAATRKTPDEFAQALRLTAAVKWYEMGEISQGQAAEIAGLSRAEFITQLSRFQVSPFQYTPQDLAEELADAN; encoded by the coding sequence ATGCATACCCTCTCCCTCCAAATTCCGGAAACCGCCTTCGCCGCCACCCGCAAAACCCCCGACGAATTCGCCCAAGCCCTCCGCCTAACCGCTGCCGTCAAATGGTACGAAATGGGAGAAATTTCCCAAGGCCAAGCAGCCGAAATCGCCGGACTCAGCCGCGCCGAATTCATCACCCAACTGAGCCGCTTCCAAGTTTCTCCCTTCCAATACACCCCTCAAGATCTCGCCGAGGAACTGGCAGATGCAAATTAG
- a CDS encoding DUF3368 domain-containing protein — protein sequence MQISQVVINASPLITLFKSHQAHLLPALFPDIIIPTTVWTEVIRAGSADIAAQQLPTMPWATPTPIDLAPEVLAWGIDPGESAVLSFALRHPTYRAVLDDAAARRCARTLGIRVLGTCGVLVLAKQRGIITSVTPGISALQSAGLYLSESLIQQIKLQAGEDP from the coding sequence ATGCAAATTAGCCAAGTCGTTATCAATGCCTCTCCTTTAATCACACTCTTCAAAAGTCATCAAGCCCATCTCCTCCCTGCTCTTTTCCCAGACATTATTATTCCAACCACCGTTTGGACAGAAGTCATTCGGGCAGGCTCTGCTGACATCGCAGCGCAACAACTCCCCACAATGCCTTGGGCTACACCAACTCCCATTGACCTCGCTCCAGAAGTTCTAGCATGGGGCATTGATCCAGGTGAATCTGCTGTGCTCAGCTTTGCGTTACGCCATCCTACCTACCGTGCCGTGCTTGATGATGCCGCCGCTCGACGGTGTGCTCGTACTTTAGGGATTCGAGTGTTGGGCACTTGTGGCGTCTTGGTTCTAGCTAAACAGCGGGGCATCATTACTTCGGTTACCCCTGGAATTTCTGCACTGCAAAGTGCAGGACTTTATTTGAGTGAAAGCTTAATCCAGCAAATCAAACTCCAAGCAGGAGAAGATCCCTAG
- a CDS encoding DUF6629 family protein, whose amino-acid sequence MCFSATASFTATALLIPLGLYASTTAWHRDSRYVPLATIPLFFGIQQGIEGMEWLNIHSHQTDLIRFGALGFLFFAYGFWLVCPALGMFILEQRTEAKPRFLTIALIGLLFSASIYVPLWIYPDWLTIVVRQGSIDYQTQMIYDGFLSRDILRLIYLLIVLSPLCLMNVDRIKIFAGLIALALLATAYWFNYAFVSVWCFWAAILSLYVIYIVQNLPRSTSS is encoded by the coding sequence ATGTGTTTTTCAGCCACTGCAAGTTTCACTGCCACTGCCTTACTCATTCCCCTAGGACTTTATGCGAGCACCACTGCATGGCATAGAGATTCTCGATATGTCCCTCTAGCCACCATTCCCTTATTTTTTGGCATCCAGCAAGGCATTGAAGGGATGGAATGGCTGAATATCCACAGCCATCAAACCGACCTGATTCGCTTCGGGGCTTTAGGTTTTTTATTTTTTGCCTATGGATTCTGGCTCGTTTGTCCTGCCCTGGGGATGTTCATCTTAGAACAGCGTACTGAAGCAAAACCGCGATTCCTCACGATCGCCCTGATCGGTCTGTTGTTTAGTGCCTCCATTTACGTTCCACTTTGGATTTATCCCGATTGGCTGACCATCGTCGTCCGGCAGGGGTCGATCGACTACCAAACCCAGATGATCTACGACGGTTTCCTATCCCGCGATATTTTGCGTCTCATTTATTTGCTCATTGTCTTGAGTCCGTTATGTCTCATGAATGTCGATCGCATCAAAATTTTTGCTGGACTTATTGCCCTAGCATTGCTTGCAACTGCTTACTGGTTTAACTATGCCTTTGTTTCTGTGTGGTGTTTTTGGGCCGCGATTTTGTCCCTCTACGTTATCTATATTGTGCAAAACCTCCCCCGATCGACCTCGAGCTAA
- a CDS encoding FAD-dependent oxidoreductase: MKIAVIGGGASGLVAAYLLDRQGHQVTVFERQNILGGHIRTLNKNIQPNVQPCGEYLEAGVLEFPVEFSQFLHLMQDLGVELEPVPVGSGLFYQDGRHFLSPVSIEKNFSGWRKWKEVLQIDGLYARSVGLWLKTHLASLAELQNQPLSKFLGVECPRTTWVKLLTMYSYSMAYGLMNPFPAELAIPALRRYVFTNWVRIQGGVYSYIEKILDRFQGEIILNAQVRSVFRHPQAVEVLLAEGTSHWFDKLVLATPPDQVLKLLADAHSDEVRRFEHWQANEAETIIHTEMTMYEKYGIKQGSEFDFFQTGQDDWGYNAALNQLCGTSHDRQYSLAFNLKQHLNPEHIIHHQKHQTPLYTVEAFRNRNDIIARNGEYNTYYAGAYLGDGLHEGAIASAVRVAEAIG; the protein is encoded by the coding sequence ATGAAGATTGCAGTCATTGGTGGTGGTGCAAGTGGTCTGGTGGCGGCCTATTTGCTCGATCGACAGGGCCATCAAGTGACCGTGTTTGAACGGCAAAATATTCTCGGTGGCCACATTCGAACGTTGAATAAAAACATTCAGCCGAATGTTCAACCCTGTGGTGAATATTTAGAAGCGGGTGTGTTGGAATTTCCGGTGGAGTTTAGTCAATTTCTCCATCTGATGCAGGATTTAGGTGTGGAATTGGAGCCTGTACCGGTTGGGTCAGGGCTATTTTATCAAGATGGGCGGCATTTTCTGTCGCCTGTCTCGATCGAGAAAAATTTTTCAGGCTGGCGGAAGTGGAAGGAAGTTTTGCAGATTGATGGACTCTATGCCCGATCGGTGGGGCTCTGGCTGAAGACGCACCTAGCTTCCCTGGCGGAACTCCAGAATCAACCCTTATCGAAGTTTTTAGGTGTGGAATGCCCGCGCACTACTTGGGTCAAGCTACTAACTATGTACAGCTACTCCATGGCCTATGGCTTGATGAATCCATTCCCCGCAGAGTTAGCTATTCCCGCCCTACGACGCTATGTGTTTACCAATTGGGTCAGGATTCAAGGTGGGGTATATTCTTACATTGAGAAGATTCTCGATCGCTTCCAGGGTGAAATTATCCTCAATGCTCAAGTCAGAAGTGTTTTCAGGCATCCCCAGGCGGTGGAAGTGTTGCTAGCCGAGGGGACATCCCACTGGTTTGACAAACTCGTTTTGGCAACGCCTCCCGATCAAGTCCTCAAACTCTTGGCGGATGCCCATAGCGATGAAGTCCGACGATTTGAGCATTGGCAAGCCAATGAAGCTGAAACGATCATCCATACGGAAATGACCATGTATGAGAAATATGGAATCAAACAGGGTTCAGAATTTGACTTTTTCCAAACAGGTCAGGATGACTGGGGGTATAACGCAGCGTTGAATCAGCTTTGTGGCACGAGCCACGATCGGCAGTATAGCCTTGCGTTTAACCTGAAGCAGCACCTCAATCCTGAACACATTATCCATCACCAAAAACATCAGACCCCGCTGTACACCGTCGAAGCTTTTCGCAACCGCAACGACATCATTGCCAGGAATGGAGAGTACAACACCTACTATGCCGGAGCCTATTTAGGGGACGGCCTCCATGAAGGGGCGATCGCATCTGCGGTTAGGGTCGCCGAGGCGATCGGGTAA
- a CDS encoding tetratricopeptide repeat protein, producing MTYHNAGRDQIIINDPKGGISIAPNSFHPIDVSGVGENPPNYERYWVDRADYQAQLTDCLMRVPVTQIVAQGGFGKSSLAAWGYRGYERAGFEKRVWVSFRQSLSFDRFARFVLQELRRPVWDPQATEASLLRDLLLLLDDPNGGARMLIVIDQAEAGLVQADWDWYEQFLRKWAAQGRRSAVLVTSRSPLPASETIALGGLTEEEGLAFFDREGVTGEARLRLVALAEGHPLLLKLAAAWTTETYGARVDERAIDFFSKLFANYQGDPEASVSAIFDVIFEALPIELQALLLKVSVYRLPIDVEMAQAMRSEATEAELAELESQGLLLRQDERFVLHPLVEQFVRSRLTEEITAVAHEAAIAYYSAHYQDWDGTIESCREELENFYHACELGQYGRADEFIDRCFNSLDLAGQWQLLLPLYERLTSEWVAADDAETKKLGWAWTSLGCLHQFLGRYQKAIAFHQKAHVLFNTLNFSEGEAASLGNLGAAYNALGQYNGRSNFSNNLWKLHAISATATARQTP from the coding sequence ATGACGTACCATAACGCTGGACGAGACCAAATCATTATCAATGATCCCAAGGGTGGTATTTCGATTGCTCCGAATTCATTCCATCCTATTGATGTGTCGGGGGTGGGGGAGAATCCACCCAATTATGAGCGCTATTGGGTCGATCGGGCGGACTATCAAGCACAGTTGACGGATTGTTTGATGCGGGTTCCGGTGACGCAGATTGTGGCGCAGGGCGGCTTTGGTAAGTCTTCGTTGGCGGCGTGGGGCTACCGCGGGTATGAGCGGGCTGGGTTTGAGAAGCGGGTGTGGGTGAGTTTTCGGCAATCGCTGTCGTTCGATCGGTTTGCGCGGTTTGTGTTGCAGGAGTTGAGGCGTCCGGTATGGGATCCCCAGGCGACTGAGGCGTCGTTGTTGCGGGATTTGCTGCTGCTGCTGGATGACCCGAATGGTGGGGCGCGGATGTTGATTGTGATCGATCAGGCGGAGGCGGGACTGGTGCAGGCGGATTGGGATTGGTATGAGCAGTTTTTGCGGAAGTGGGCGGCGCAGGGTCGGCGGAGTGCGGTGTTGGTGACGAGCCGATCGCCGCTGCCAGCGAGTGAGACGATCGCATTAGGGGGCTTGACGGAGGAAGAGGGGCTGGCGTTTTTCGATCGGGAGGGGGTGACGGGAGAGGCTCGATTGCGGTTGGTGGCGTTGGCGGAGGGGCATCCGTTGTTGTTGAAGTTGGCGGCGGCTTGGACAACGGAAACCTATGGAGCGCGGGTGGATGAACGGGCGATCGATTTCTTTAGCAAGTTGTTTGCAAATTATCAAGGCGATCCGGAAGCGAGTGTTTCAGCAATCTTTGATGTGATTTTTGAAGCGTTGCCGATCGAGTTGCAGGCGTTGTTGCTGAAGGTGTCGGTGTATCGGTTGCCGATCGATGTGGAAATGGCCCAGGCAATGCGATCGGAGGCGACAGAGGCGGAGTTGGCGGAGTTGGAGTCTCAGGGGTTGCTGTTGCGGCAGGATGAGCGGTTTGTTTTGCATCCGTTGGTGGAGCAGTTTGTCCGATCGCGGTTGACGGAGGAGATCACAGCAGTAGCTCACGAAGCGGCGATCGCCTACTACTCAGCGCATTATCAGGACTGGGATGGAACGATCGAGAGTTGTCGAGAAGAGTTGGAAAATTTTTACCATGCCTGTGAGTTGGGGCAGTATGGACGGGCTGATGAGTTCATCGATCGATGCTTTAACTCGCTAGATCTGGCGGGGCAATGGCAATTGTTGTTACCGTTGTATGAACGATTGACCTCCGAATGGGTTGCTGCCGATGATGCCGAAACTAAAAAGCTCGGCTGGGCTTGGACAAGTCTGGGGTGCTTGCATCAATTTTTGGGACGTTACCAGAAAGCGATCGCATTTCACCAGAAAGCCCACGTTCTTTTCAATACCCTTAATTTTTCTGAGGGTGAAGCAGCTTCCTTAGGCAATCTGGGGGCTGCGTACAACGCTCTCGGCCAATACAACGGGCGATCGAATTTCTCCAACAATCTCTGGAAATTACACGCGATATCAGCGACCGCAACGGCGAGGCAAACTCCTTAA
- a CDS encoding NAD(P)/FAD-dependent oxidoreductase, producing MGTDYLIVGSGLSALVFGALMAQAGKRVEILEAHEHPGGFGHTFTMAKKYRFNAQLHYVWDCGEGNTVNRVLQRLGLDRTVTFERYDPQGFDHMRMPGYKLDVPGEMELLIQRLSQQCPEGTQEIRQFLHTVQQVRQGLKCLSPPIRPQLLLQNFGAVLTAIRYLNSTLQEVFDRFNLPKPAQTLLALQWPDFLLPPEQLSFYAWVILFTGYQEGAFYPTRHFEHVINSLVQVIQSHGGTVHLNQEVQAFILDGKTVKGARVVDRLTHQSQEYYGDTVICNLDPKKAAQMIGLEKFTPQVQRRLDYDYSPSNYMAYCVVKDLDLRDYGFGAWNVFHTEDPDLNQAFRRMYEQHDFSRPSFAITTPTLLTSAERDCPEDCQIIEFLTVANYDYFHQLQQTDKQAYHRKKEAILETILDIMERQYIPNLRKHIVFKITGSPTTNERFCWCPQGNSYGSSLTPRNMGLGRLNHQTSLNHFYFCNASSGYPGFAATFWTGAILYQRLSGDPILTTA from the coding sequence ATGGGAACCGATTATTTAATCGTTGGCAGTGGTCTTTCGGCCTTGGTTTTTGGGGCGTTGATGGCCCAGGCGGGGAAACGGGTGGAAATCCTTGAAGCCCATGAACATCCGGGAGGGTTTGGGCACACGTTTACCATGGCCAAGAAATATCGGTTTAATGCCCAGCTTCACTATGTGTGGGATTGTGGTGAAGGGAATACGGTCAATCGAGTTTTGCAACGCTTAGGACTCGATCGCACCGTCACCTTTGAACGCTATGACCCGCAGGGCTTCGATCACATGCGAATGCCGGGGTACAAGCTAGATGTACCGGGGGAGATGGAACTGTTGATTCAGCGGCTATCGCAGCAATGTCCAGAAGGAACCCAGGAAATTCGGCAGTTTCTCCACACCGTGCAGCAGGTTCGGCAGGGATTGAAATGCCTATCGCCACCGATTCGGCCTCAATTACTGCTCCAAAATTTTGGCGCTGTCCTGACGGCAATTCGCTATCTCAACAGCACGTTACAGGAGGTGTTCGATCGCTTTAATCTGCCCAAACCAGCCCAAACCCTCCTAGCCCTGCAATGGCCGGATTTTCTCCTGCCTCCGGAACAACTTTCATTCTATGCTTGGGTGATTTTGTTCACAGGCTATCAGGAAGGGGCATTTTATCCAACGCGGCATTTTGAGCATGTAATTAATAGTTTGGTGCAAGTGATCCAATCCCATGGTGGAACGGTCCATTTGAATCAAGAAGTGCAGGCGTTCATCCTGGATGGCAAAACGGTGAAGGGCGCACGGGTCGTCGATCGGCTAACTCACCAATCCCAGGAATACTATGGCGACACCGTCATTTGCAACCTTGACCCGAAGAAAGCCGCGCAGATGATTGGCCTCGAAAAGTTTACACCGCAAGTACAGCGACGTTTGGATTACGACTATTCACCATCCAATTACATGGCCTATTGCGTGGTTAAGGATTTAGATTTACGGGACTATGGGTTTGGCGCGTGGAATGTTTTCCATACGGAAGATCCAGATTTAAATCAGGCATTTCGGCGGATGTATGAGCAGCATGATTTTTCCCGTCCTAGCTTTGCAATTACGACTCCAACCCTATTAACTTCTGCGGAACGGGATTGTCCTGAAGATTGTCAAATTATTGAATTCTTAACTGTTGCCAATTACGACTACTTTCATCAACTTCAGCAAACTGATAAGCAAGCTTACCACCGCAAGAAAGAAGCGATTTTAGAGACGATTTTGGACATTATGGAACGGCAATATATCCCCAATCTACGGAAACATATTGTGTTCAAGATTACAGGAAGTCCTACAACCAATGAGCGATTCTGCTGGTGTCCGCAGGGCAATTCCTACGGTTCGAGCTTAACTCCGCGCAATATGGGTTTAGGACGCTTAAATCACCAAACCTCCCTCAACCATTTCTATTTCTGTAATGCTTCCTCTGGCTATCCCGGTTTTGCTGCAACTTTTTGGACCGGTGCGATTCTCTATCAACGACTATCCGGCGACCCAATTCTGACTACAGCGTAA
- a CDS encoding LuxR C-terminal-related transcriptional regulator, with the protein MSMSLDLLFTAIQQARSKAELRSQVIPSIGEYFSATRRAVFFFDELLANDPTLQTILNTALSIDRNPVARYLAERHAPVHEAMVTTPKTWQLICPRADHWHVMAGPIVHRGNIVRAIGCTRARSMPAFNHDNLVDLSAICLHISGWMAIVEATKNCDTDAPVLGINTGSQAVRQCLTARELQIAELVALGKTNAEIGTTLWITENSVKQALKRMFRKLGVSSRAAMVAKLANIN; encoded by the coding sequence TTGTCCATGTCCCTAGATTTGTTATTTACAGCCATTCAGCAAGCCCGCAGCAAAGCTGAGCTACGATCGCAGGTGATTCCATCAATCGGTGAATATTTTTCCGCAACTCGACGGGCAGTTTTCTTTTTCGATGAATTATTAGCGAATGATCCAACCCTTCAAACCATTCTGAACACAGCTTTGTCGATCGACCGGAATCCTGTCGCACGATATCTTGCAGAACGTCATGCCCCCGTTCATGAAGCAATGGTCACAACCCCGAAAACATGGCAATTAATCTGTCCTCGTGCGGATCATTGGCATGTGATGGCAGGGCCGATCGTCCATCGTGGGAACATTGTGAGGGCCATCGGCTGTACCCGAGCACGATCAATGCCTGCATTTAATCACGATAATCTGGTTGATTTAAGTGCGATTTGCTTACATATTTCGGGATGGATGGCGATCGTCGAGGCCACCAAGAATTGCGATACCGATGCACCAGTTCTAGGGATAAATACAGGCTCTCAGGCAGTCAGGCAGTGTTTAACGGCACGAGAATTACAAATTGCCGAGTTAGTGGCCTTGGGTAAAACCAACGCAGAAATCGGTACCACATTGTGGATTACAGAAAATTCTGTCAAACAGGCTCTCAAAAGGATGTTTCGTAAGTTGGGCGTTTCTTCACGAGCTGCTATGGTCGCAAAGTTAGCGAATATTAATTGA